From Streptomyces chrestomyceticus JCM 4735, one genomic window encodes:
- the prmC gene encoding peptide chain release factor N(5)-glutamine methyltransferase: protein MLLAEVAQATQRLADAGVPSPRFDAEELAAHVHGVKRGELHRVPDADFDARYWEAVARREAREPLQHITGRAFFRYLELHVGPGVFVPRPETESVVGWAIDAVRAMDVVEPLIVDLCTGSGAIALALAQEVPRSRVHAVELSDEAMQWARKNVEGSRVVLQQGDALTALPELDGQVDLVISNPPYIPLTEWEYVAPEARDHDPELALFSGQDGLDTIRGIERTAHRLLRPGGVVVIEHADTQGGQVPWIFTEERGWADAADHPDLNNRPRFATARRATP, encoded by the coding sequence GTGCTGCTCGCCGAGGTGGCCCAGGCCACTCAGCGGCTGGCCGACGCCGGCGTACCCTCACCGCGCTTCGACGCCGAGGAACTCGCCGCACACGTCCACGGCGTCAAGCGCGGTGAACTGCACCGGGTCCCCGACGCGGACTTCGACGCCCGCTACTGGGAGGCCGTCGCCCGCCGCGAGGCCCGCGAGCCGCTCCAGCACATCACCGGCCGGGCCTTCTTCCGCTACCTGGAACTGCACGTCGGCCCCGGCGTCTTCGTCCCCCGCCCGGAGACCGAGTCGGTCGTCGGCTGGGCGATAGACGCGGTACGGGCCATGGACGTCGTCGAACCGCTCATCGTGGACCTGTGCACGGGCTCCGGAGCCATCGCCCTCGCCCTGGCGCAGGAGGTGCCCCGCTCCCGGGTGCACGCCGTCGAGCTGTCCGACGAGGCCATGCAGTGGGCCCGCAAGAACGTCGAGGGGTCCCGCGTCGTTCTCCAGCAGGGCGACGCGCTGACCGCGCTCCCCGAGCTGGACGGCCAGGTGGACCTGGTCATCTCCAACCCGCCGTACATCCCGCTGACCGAGTGGGAGTACGTCGCACCCGAGGCACGCGACCACGACCCCGAGCTCGCGCTGTTCTCGGGCCAGGACGGCCTGGACACCATCCGCGGCATCGAACGGACCGCGCACCGCCTGCTGCGGCCCGGCGGCGTCGTGGTCATCGAGCACGCCGACACCCAGGGCGGCCAGGTTCCGTGGATCTTCACCGAGGAGCGGGGCTGGGCCGACGCGGCCGACCACCCCGACCTGAACAACCGGCCCCGCTTCGCCACCGCGCGCAGGGCGACGCCATGA
- a CDS encoding L-threonylcarbamoyladenylate synthase, producing MARRYDCSDATDRATGLREAASAVRRGELVVLPTDTVYGIGADAFSAEAVGDLLEAKGRGRGMPSPVLVGSPNTLHGLVTDFSEQAWELVDAFWPGALTLVATHQPSLTWDLGETRGTVAVRMPLHPVAIELLTEFGPMAVSSANLTGHPSPQDCDAAQEMLGDSVSVYLDGGPTPAAVPSSIVDVTGPTPLLLREGALSAEELRKVAPGLEVAN from the coding sequence ATGGCACGGCGATACGACTGCAGCGACGCGACCGACCGCGCGACCGGTCTGCGCGAGGCCGCATCGGCCGTCCGTCGCGGCGAGCTGGTCGTGCTGCCGACCGACACCGTCTACGGCATCGGCGCGGACGCGTTCAGTGCCGAGGCCGTCGGTGACCTGCTGGAGGCCAAGGGGCGCGGGCGCGGCATGCCGTCCCCGGTGCTCGTCGGCTCCCCGAACACCCTCCACGGGCTCGTCACGGACTTCTCCGAGCAGGCCTGGGAGCTGGTCGACGCCTTCTGGCCCGGCGCGCTGACCCTGGTCGCGACCCACCAGCCGTCGCTGACCTGGGACCTCGGCGAGACCCGCGGCACGGTCGCGGTCCGTATGCCGCTGCACCCGGTCGCCATCGAGCTGCTGACCGAGTTCGGCCCGATGGCCGTCTCCAGCGCCAACCTCACCGGGCACCCGTCGCCGCAGGACTGCGACGCGGCCCAGGAGATGCTCGGCGACTCCGTCTCCGTCTACCTGGACGGCGGCCCGACCCCCGCCGCCGTGCCGTCCTCGATCGTGGACGTGACCGGGCCGACGCCGCTGCTGCTGCGCGAGGGCGCGCTCAGCGCGGAGGAGCTGCGCAAGGTGGCTCCCGGGCTTGAGGTGGCGAATTGA
- the rpmE gene encoding 50S ribosomal protein L31 produces the protein MKRDIHPEYVETQVSCTCGASFTTRSTVAGGTIRADICSECHPFYTGKQKILDTGGRVARFEARFGKGAGAAKK, from the coding sequence TTGAAGCGCGACATCCACCCGGAGTACGTCGAGACCCAGGTCAGCTGCACCTGTGGCGCGTCGTTCACCACCCGTAGCACCGTGGCCGGCGGCACCATCCGTGCCGACATCTGCTCCGAGTGCCACCCGTTCTACACGGGCAAGCAGAAGATCCTCGACACCGGTGGCCGTGTGGCCCGCTTCGAGGCCCGCTTCGGCAAGGGCGCCGGCGCCGCCAAGAAGTAG
- a CDS encoding LCP family protein gives MADDSRAANPAKSRSRGIRATGRRRKGPTRRRRALTITVCALVSCVLLGGAGLGYVYFKLNGNLKGVDINAALGKNRPKDNDDGSMDLLVMGSDSRAGKNGEYGSDEGGARSDTAMIVHIFKGHKKASVVSIPRDTLVQRPDCTKDGKNIPGQRKAMFNTAFEVGGPACAVKTVEAMSGVRMDHFVEVDFTGFKKLIDALGGVDITTTKPIHDNKSHLNLEPGKHTLNGEDALGLVRTRHGVPGGDGSDLGRIQLQQTFIKALMKQVKSIGLLSNPTKLYGIADTATKAITTDSDLNSVNALMGLAKEMGGIGSDSIDMVTLPVTYDPKNPSRVLPLEKQSRQVWDALRQDQDIPKEAIKDSAGDKGGTGSYVK, from the coding sequence ATGGCGGACGACAGCAGGGCCGCGAACCCGGCCAAGAGCCGTTCCCGCGGCATACGTGCCACGGGCCGCCGGCGCAAGGGTCCGACCCGGCGCCGCCGCGCCCTGACGATCACCGTGTGCGCGCTGGTGAGCTGCGTACTGCTCGGTGGCGCGGGACTCGGTTACGTCTACTTCAAACTCAACGGCAACCTGAAGGGCGTCGACATCAACGCCGCCCTCGGCAAGAACCGGCCCAAGGACAACGACGACGGGTCGATGGACCTCCTCGTCATGGGCTCCGACTCCCGGGCCGGCAAGAACGGCGAGTATGGGAGCGACGAGGGCGGCGCCCGCTCCGACACCGCGATGATCGTGCATATCTTCAAGGGCCACAAAAAGGCCAGCGTCGTCAGCATCCCGCGCGACACCCTGGTCCAGCGCCCGGACTGCACCAAGGACGGCAAGAACATACCGGGCCAGCGCAAGGCCATGTTCAACACCGCCTTCGAGGTCGGCGGCCCGGCCTGCGCGGTCAAGACCGTCGAGGCGATGAGCGGCGTCCGGATGGACCACTTCGTCGAGGTCGACTTCACCGGCTTCAAGAAGCTCATCGACGCCCTGGGCGGCGTGGACATCACCACCACCAAGCCCATCCACGACAACAAGAGCCACCTGAACCTGGAGCCCGGCAAGCACACCCTCAACGGTGAGGACGCCCTCGGCCTCGTACGGACCCGGCACGGCGTGCCCGGCGGCGACGGCAGTGACCTGGGCCGCATCCAGCTCCAGCAGACGTTCATCAAGGCCCTGATGAAGCAGGTCAAGAGCATCGGGCTGCTGTCGAACCCGACGAAGCTCTACGGCATCGCCGACACCGCCACCAAGGCCATCACCACCGACAGCGACCTGAACTCCGTCAACGCGCTGATGGGGCTCGCCAAGGAGATGGGCGGTATCGGGTCGGACAGCATCGACATGGTCACGCTGCCCGTCACGTACGACCCGAAGAATCCGTCCCGTGTGCTGCCGCTGGAGAAGCAGTCCCGGCAGGTCTGGGACGCGCTGCGCCAGGATCAGGACATCCCCAAGGAAGCGATCAAGGATTCCGCTGGTGACAAGGGTGGAACGGGCAGCTACGTGAAGTAG
- the prfA gene encoding peptide chain release factor 1, giving the protein MFEAVEELIGEHADLEKRLADPAVHADQREAKRLNKRYFELTPIITAYRAWKQTGDDIGTARELAADDPDFADEVKDLEARREELTEKLRLLLVPRDPSDDKDVILEVKAGEGGEESALFAGDLLRMYLRYAERVGWKTEILDANESDLGGYKDVQVAVKTKGGNGATEPGQGVWARLKYEGGVHRVQRVPATESQGRIHTSAAGVLVTPEAEEVEVEIGPNDLRIDVYRSSGPGGQSVNTTDSAVRITHLPTGIVVSCQNEKSQLQNKEQALRILRSRLLAAAQEEAEKEASDARRSQVRTVDRSERIRTYNFPENRISDHRVGFKAYNLDQVLDGELDPVIQACVDADSAAKLAAAQ; this is encoded by the coding sequence ATGTTCGAGGCGGTCGAGGAACTGATCGGCGAGCACGCCGACCTCGAAAAACGACTGGCCGACCCCGCGGTCCACGCCGACCAGCGCGAGGCCAAGCGGCTCAACAAGCGCTATTTCGAGCTCACCCCGATCATCACGGCGTACCGCGCCTGGAAGCAGACCGGCGACGACATCGGCACGGCCCGCGAACTGGCCGCCGACGACCCGGACTTCGCCGACGAGGTCAAGGACCTCGAAGCGCGCCGCGAGGAGCTCACCGAGAAGCTGCGGCTGCTGCTCGTGCCGCGCGACCCCAGCGACGACAAGGACGTCATCCTTGAGGTCAAGGCCGGCGAGGGCGGCGAGGAGTCCGCGCTGTTCGCCGGCGACCTGCTGCGCATGTACCTGCGCTACGCCGAGCGCGTCGGCTGGAAGACCGAGATCCTCGACGCCAACGAGTCCGACCTCGGCGGCTACAAGGACGTCCAGGTCGCCGTGAAGACCAAGGGCGGCAACGGCGCCACCGAGCCCGGCCAGGGCGTGTGGGCCCGCCTGAAGTACGAGGGCGGGGTGCACCGCGTGCAGCGGGTGCCCGCCACCGAGTCCCAGGGCCGCATCCACACCTCCGCGGCCGGCGTGCTCGTCACGCCCGAGGCCGAGGAGGTCGAGGTCGAGATCGGTCCGAACGACCTGCGCATCGACGTCTACCGCTCGTCGGGCCCCGGCGGCCAGTCGGTCAACACCACCGACTCCGCCGTCCGCATCACCCACCTGCCCACCGGCATCGTCGTCTCCTGCCAGAACGAGAAGAGCCAGCTCCAGAACAAGGAGCAGGCCCTGCGCATCCTGCGGTCGCGGCTGCTGGCCGCCGCCCAGGAAGAGGCCGAGAAGGAGGCGTCGGACGCCCGGCGCAGCCAGGTCCGTACCGTCGACCGCTCCGAGCGCATCCGGACGTACAACTTCCCGGAGAACCGCATTTCGGACCACCGCGTCGGCTTCAAGGCGTACAACCTGGACCAGGTCCTCGACGGCGAGCTCGATCCGGTCATCCAGGCGTGCGTGGACGCCGACTCGGCCGCCAAGCTGGCCGCCGCCCAGTAA